A genomic window from Astatotilapia calliptera chromosome 12, fAstCal1.2, whole genome shotgun sequence includes:
- the fsta gene encoding follistatin-A isoform X2 — MFGMLKHHLHPGIFLLFLWLCHLMEHQKVQAGNCWLQQGKNGRCQVLYMPGMSREECCRSGRLGTSWTEEDVPNSTLFRWMIFNGGAPNCIPCKETCDNVDCGPGKRCKLNRRSKPRCVCAPDCSNITWKGPVCGSDGKTYKDECALLKAKCKGHPDLDVQYQGKCKKTCRDVLCPGSSTCVVDQTNNAYCVTCNRICPEATSPEQYLCGNDGIIYASACHLRRATCLLGRSIGVAYEGKCIKAKSCEDIQCSTGKKCLWDARMGRGRCSLCDESCPESRTDEAVCASDNTTYPSECAMKQAACSMGVLLEVKHLGSCNSITEDQEEDEEDEDSDYMAYVHLSSILDG; from the exons ATGTTTGGGATGCTGAAACACCACCTTCACCCGGGCATTTTTCTCTTGTTCTTATGGCTTTGTCACCTCATGGAACATCAAAAAGTTCAAG CTGGGAACTGTTGGTTGCAGCAGGGGAAAAACGGGAGGTGCCAGGTGCTCTACATGCCCGGGATGAGCAGGGAGGAGTGCTGTCGGAGTGGAAGACTGGGGACGTCCTGGACCGAGGAGGACGTCCCCAACAGCACGCTCTTTAGGTGGATGATCTTCAATGGCGGAGCTCCCAATTGCATACCTTGCAAAG AAACCTGCGACAATGTTGACTGTGGGCCCGGAAAGAGGTGCAAGTTGAACCGAAGAAGCAAGCCGCGCTGCGTGTGCGCACCAGACTGCTCCAACATCACCTGGAAAGGACCTGTCTGCGGCTCTGATGGAAAGACCTACAAAGACGAATGCGCACTGCTAAAAGCTAAATGCAAAGGTCATCCCGATCTGGACGTACAGTACCAGGGCAAATGCAAGA AAACGTGCCGTGACGTCTTGTGCCCCGGCAGCTCCACATGCGTCGTAGACCAGACCAACAACGCGTATTGTGTGACGTGTAATCGGATTTGCCCCGAGGCGACGTCGCCTGAGCAATACCTCTGTGGAAACGATGGGATCATCTATGCCAGCGCGTGTCACCTGAGAAGAGCTACCTGTCTCCTCGGCAGGTCTATTGGAGTGGCATATGAGGGAAAATGCATCA AGGCCAAGTCATGTGAGGATATCCAGTGCAGCACGGGGAAGAAGTGTCTGTGGGATGCTCGGATGGGCCGAGGCCGTTGCTCATTGTGCGATGAGTCCTGTCCGGAGAGTAGGACAGATGAGGCGGTGTGTGCCAGCGACAACACCACATATCCCAGTGAATGTGCCATGAAGCAAGCTGCTTGCTCAATGGGGGTGCTGCTTGAAGTCAAACACTTAGGATCTTGCAACT CCATTACAGAAGAccaggaggaggatgaggaagatgaggacTCAGACTACATGGCCTATGTCCATTTATCTTCTATACTGGATGGATAG
- the fsta gene encoding follistatin-A isoform X1: protein MFGMLKHHLHPGIFLLFLWLCHLMEHQKVQAGNCWLQQGKNGRCQVLYMPGMSREECCRSGRLGTSWTEEDVPNSTLFRWMIFNGGAPNCIPCKGGETCDNVDCGPGKRCKLNRRSKPRCVCAPDCSNITWKGPVCGSDGKTYKDECALLKAKCKGHPDLDVQYQGKCKKTCRDVLCPGSSTCVVDQTNNAYCVTCNRICPEATSPEQYLCGNDGIIYASACHLRRATCLLGRSIGVAYEGKCIKAKSCEDIQCSTGKKCLWDARMGRGRCSLCDESCPESRTDEAVCASDNTTYPSECAMKQAACSMGVLLEVKHLGSCNSITEDQEEDEEDEDSDYMAYVHLSSILDG from the exons ATGTTTGGGATGCTGAAACACCACCTTCACCCGGGCATTTTTCTCTTGTTCTTATGGCTTTGTCACCTCATGGAACATCAAAAAGTTCAAG CTGGGAACTGTTGGTTGCAGCAGGGGAAAAACGGGAGGTGCCAGGTGCTCTACATGCCCGGGATGAGCAGGGAGGAGTGCTGTCGGAGTGGAAGACTGGGGACGTCCTGGACCGAGGAGGACGTCCCCAACAGCACGCTCTTTAGGTGGATGATCTTCAATGGCGGAGCTCCCAATTGCATACCTTGCAAAGGTGGAG AAACCTGCGACAATGTTGACTGTGGGCCCGGAAAGAGGTGCAAGTTGAACCGAAGAAGCAAGCCGCGCTGCGTGTGCGCACCAGACTGCTCCAACATCACCTGGAAAGGACCTGTCTGCGGCTCTGATGGAAAGACCTACAAAGACGAATGCGCACTGCTAAAAGCTAAATGCAAAGGTCATCCCGATCTGGACGTACAGTACCAGGGCAAATGCAAGA AAACGTGCCGTGACGTCTTGTGCCCCGGCAGCTCCACATGCGTCGTAGACCAGACCAACAACGCGTATTGTGTGACGTGTAATCGGATTTGCCCCGAGGCGACGTCGCCTGAGCAATACCTCTGTGGAAACGATGGGATCATCTATGCCAGCGCGTGTCACCTGAGAAGAGCTACCTGTCTCCTCGGCAGGTCTATTGGAGTGGCATATGAGGGAAAATGCATCA AGGCCAAGTCATGTGAGGATATCCAGTGCAGCACGGGGAAGAAGTGTCTGTGGGATGCTCGGATGGGCCGAGGCCGTTGCTCATTGTGCGATGAGTCCTGTCCGGAGAGTAGGACAGATGAGGCGGTGTGTGCCAGCGACAACACCACATATCCCAGTGAATGTGCCATGAAGCAAGCTGCTTGCTCAATGGGGGTGCTGCTTGAAGTCAAACACTTAGGATCTTGCAACT CCATTACAGAAGAccaggaggaggatgaggaagatgaggacTCAGACTACATGGCCTATGTCCATTTATCTTCTATACTGGATGGATAG